A window of the Streptomyces luomodiensis genome harbors these coding sequences:
- a CDS encoding nucleotidyltransferase domain-containing protein gives MTDDLFLNDVAERLAALPAVRAVTLGGSRAQGTHTPESDWDLALYYRGGFDPAELRAIGWEGEVFGLGDWGGGVFNGGAWLTIDGRRVDVHYRDLDVVDHELAESRQGRFRWEPLMFHLAGIPSYLVVAELALNQVLRGTLPRPEYPEALRAAAPPVWRGRAALTLRYATAAYAVRGQATEVAGAVATAAMETAHAVLAARGEWVTNEKRLLERAGLRGIDTLVGGLRPEPAVLAEAIADAEALLEATAAG, from the coding sequence ATGACCGACGACTTGTTTCTCAATGATGTCGCCGAGCGGCTCGCCGCCCTGCCCGCCGTGCGCGCCGTCACCCTCGGTGGCTCGCGTGCGCAAGGCACCCACACCCCCGAGAGCGACTGGGACCTGGCCCTGTACTACCGGGGCGGTTTCGACCCGGCCGAGTTGCGGGCCATCGGCTGGGAGGGCGAGGTCTTCGGCCTCGGCGACTGGGGCGGCGGTGTCTTCAACGGGGGCGCCTGGCTGACGATCGACGGACGGCGCGTGGATGTCCACTACCGCGACCTCGACGTGGTGGACCACGAACTCGCCGAGTCGCGGCAGGGACGCTTCCGCTGGGAGCCGCTGATGTTCCACCTCGCGGGCATCCCCAGCTATCTGGTGGTCGCCGAACTCGCCCTCAACCAGGTGCTGCGCGGCACCCTGCCCCGCCCCGAGTACCCGGAGGCGCTGCGCGCGGCGGCGCCCCCGGTGTGGCGCGGGCGCGCGGCGCTGACGTTGCGGTACGCCACGGCCGCGTACGCGGTGCGCGGCCAGGCCACCGAGGTCGCGGGGGCGGTGGCCACCGCCGCCATGGAGACGGCGCACGCGGTGCTGGCGGCACGCGGTGAGTGGGTCACCAACGAGAAGCGGCTCCTTGAGCGGGCGGGCCTGCGCGGTATCGACACGCTCGTGGGCGGGCTGCGGCCGGAGCCCGCCGTCCTGGCCGAGGCGATCGCCGACGCGGAGGCGCTGTTGGAAGCCACCGCCGCCGGCTGA
- a CDS encoding MFS transporter, with protein MTGPDPYGELPSRRRALVTSALLGCAFLAMLDGTVVGTALPRIVQQIGGGDSWYVWLVTAYLLTSSVSVPVYGRFSDLHGRRRLLIGGVTVFLAGSIACGLSASMPALIVSRAVQGLGAGALLTLGMALVRDLHPPSRPHGLIRMQTAMATMMVLGMVGGPILGGLLTDHVGWRWAFWLNLPLGLAAVAVIALALPDHRPAAPPSGRLDVAGILLLAAGLSLTLTGLSLKGNATAGHAPSWTDPAVMGCLLGGPALLALLLPVERRAAVPVLPLRLFRHRTYSALLTAGFFFQVAAAPVGIFLPLYFQHIRGHSATVSGLLLLPLLIGMTLGNRLTAAAVLRSGHVKPVLLTGAGLLTSGTAAFFALSATTPLALTSVSLLLVGLGTGPAMGGITIATQNAVPRSDMGTATAGSALTKQIGGAVGLACAQSLIGHSGTAAPTATAIGSTVAWSGCVAGLLALGALLLMHDIAIATPRRRPGAPTPPSAVPSGGTPR; from the coding sequence ATGACCGGACCCGACCCGTACGGGGAACTCCCCTCCCGCCGCCGGGCCCTGGTCACCTCGGCCCTGCTGGGGTGCGCCTTCCTGGCCATGCTGGACGGCACCGTGGTCGGCACCGCGCTCCCGCGCATCGTCCAGCAGATCGGCGGCGGCGACTCCTGGTACGTCTGGCTCGTCACCGCCTATCTGCTGACCTCCTCCGTCAGCGTGCCGGTCTACGGCCGCTTCTCCGACCTCCATGGCCGCCGCCGGCTGCTGATCGGCGGGGTCACCGTCTTCCTGGCCGGCTCGATCGCCTGCGGCCTGTCCGCGTCCATGCCGGCCCTGATCGTCTCCCGCGCGGTGCAGGGCCTGGGCGCCGGAGCCCTGCTGACCCTCGGCATGGCGCTGGTCCGCGACCTCCACCCGCCGTCCCGTCCGCACGGCCTGATCCGGATGCAGACGGCGATGGCCACCATGATGGTCCTGGGCATGGTGGGCGGCCCGATCCTCGGTGGTCTGCTCACCGATCACGTCGGCTGGCGCTGGGCGTTCTGGCTCAATCTGCCCCTCGGGCTGGCCGCCGTCGCCGTCATCGCCCTGGCCCTGCCCGACCACCGGCCCGCCGCCCCGCCGTCCGGCCGGCTCGACGTGGCGGGCATCCTCCTCCTCGCCGCCGGGCTCTCCCTGACGCTGACCGGCCTCAGCCTCAAGGGCAACGCGACCGCCGGCCACGCCCCGTCCTGGACGGATCCGGCTGTCATGGGCTGCCTGCTCGGCGGGCCGGCGCTGCTCGCGCTGCTCTTACCGGTCGAGCGCCGGGCCGCCGTGCCCGTCCTGCCCCTGCGGCTGTTCCGGCACCGCACCTACTCGGCCCTGCTGACCGCCGGTTTCTTCTTCCAGGTCGCCGCCGCGCCGGTCGGGATCTTCCTGCCGCTGTACTTCCAGCACATCCGCGGCCACTCGGCCACCGTCTCCGGCCTGTTGCTGCTCCCCCTGCTCATCGGCATGACGCTGGGCAACCGGCTGACCGCCGCCGCCGTTCTGCGCAGCGGGCACGTCAAGCCGGTCCTGCTCACCGGTGCGGGGCTGCTCACCTCCGGCACCGCCGCCTTCTTCGCCCTGAGTGCCACTACACCCCTCGCGCTGACGTCCGTGTCGCTGCTGCTCGTCGGGCTCGGCACCGGACCGGCCATGGGCGGGATCACCATCGCCACCCAGAACGCCGTCCCGCGCTCCGACATGGGCACCGCCACCGCGGGCTCCGCCCTCACCAAGCAGATCGGCGGCGCGGTCGGCCTGGCCTGCGCCCAGTCCCTGATCGGCCACTCCGGCACGGCCGCGCCCACCGCGACGGCCATCGGCTCCACCGTCGCCTGGAGCGGATGCGTCGCCGGGCTGCTCGCCCTCGGGGCGCTGCTGCTCATGCACGACATCGCCATCGCCACGCCCCGAAGGCGCCCCGGCGCACCCACTCCCCCGTCCGCCGTCCCCTCCGGCGGCACGCCCCGGTAA
- a CDS encoding TetR/AcrR family transcriptional regulator, protein MAENSSTPPPPRRRAPAMHPDQRRAMIVAAALPLVVEYGAAVTTAKIARAAGIGEGTIFRVFEDKDTLLAACMAEAVRPDDTVAHLESIALDQPLAARLAEAADVVRGHMARIGAVAGALAAAGRLERVAPKPGKDGRLPDREASLAGPRAALAALFEPDRDALRLAPERLADAFQLMLMSAGRLGAPDPLTTEELVDLFLHGALATPGEGR, encoded by the coding sequence ATGGCAGAGAACTCCTCCACCCCGCCCCCGCCCCGCCGCCGTGCGCCGGCCATGCACCCCGACCAGCGCCGCGCGATGATCGTCGCCGCGGCGCTCCCCCTCGTCGTCGAGTACGGCGCCGCCGTCACGACGGCGAAGATCGCCCGAGCCGCGGGCATCGGGGAAGGCACGATCTTCCGCGTCTTCGAGGACAAGGACACCTTGCTCGCGGCCTGTATGGCCGAGGCCGTGCGGCCCGATGACACCGTCGCCCATCTGGAGTCGATCGCCCTGGACCAGCCGCTGGCGGCCCGGCTCGCCGAGGCGGCCGATGTGGTGCGCGGGCACATGGCGCGCATCGGCGCGGTCGCCGGGGCGCTCGCGGCGGCCGGCCGGCTGGAACGCGTCGCCCCCAAGCCCGGCAAGGACGGGCGGCTGCCGGACCGCGAGGCGAGCCTGGCCGGGCCGCGCGCCGCGCTGGCCGCGCTGTTCGAACCCGACCGGGACGCCCTGCGGCTCGCCCCGGAACGGCTCGCGGACGCCTTCCAGCTGATGCTGATGTCGGCCGGGCGGCTGGGCGCTCCCGACCCGCTGACCACCGAGGAACTCGTGGACCTCTTCCTGCACGGCGCGCTCGCGACGCCCGGGGAGGGCCGGTGA
- a CDS encoding class I SAM-dependent methyltransferase — translation MFTPQGPTLRELVVQALSSVERGYDLLAPKFDHTPYRTPAAVLDSVTGTLRRLGPFDSGLDVCCGTGAGLGVLRQVCRERVTGVDFSAGMLTVGRARTPVVPDAPRTHWVRADARALPFGPVFDLAVSFGAFGHFVPRERPGLFAQVHSVLRPGGRFAFPIVAPARPGSRLYWSLLAFDTAMRVRNALWRPRFVMYYRTFRLADVREELVRAGFEVELQALEELGRRADGSPRCRLVVATRPS, via the coding sequence ATGTTCACACCCCAGGGCCCCACCCTCCGTGAGCTCGTCGTCCAGGCGCTGTCCTCCGTCGAGCGCGGCTACGACCTGCTGGCCCCGAAGTTCGACCACACCCCGTACCGGACCCCGGCGGCGGTGCTGGACTCCGTGACAGGCACCCTGCGCCGGCTCGGGCCCTTCGACAGCGGCCTGGACGTGTGCTGCGGAACCGGCGCGGGCCTGGGGGTTCTGCGGCAGGTGTGCCGGGAGCGGGTCACCGGCGTCGACTTCAGCGCGGGCATGCTGACCGTGGGCCGGGCCCGCACACCGGTGGTACCGGACGCCCCGCGCACGCACTGGGTACGCGCCGACGCGCGCGCCCTCCCGTTCGGGCCGGTCTTCGATCTGGCGGTGAGCTTCGGCGCGTTCGGCCACTTCGTACCGCGAGAGCGGCCGGGGCTCTTCGCCCAGGTGCACTCCGTGCTCCGTCCGGGCGGCCGGTTCGCCTTCCCGATCGTGGCACCGGCCCGTCCAGGCTCCCGGCTCTACTGGTCGCTCCTGGCCTTCGACACCGCGATGCGGGTGCGCAACGCGCTGTGGCGGCCGCGCTTCGTGATGTACTACCGGACCTTCCGGCTCGCGGACGTACGGGAAGAGCTGGTGCGGGCCGGGTTCGAGGTCGAACTGCAGGCACTGGAGGAACTCGGCCGGCGGGCGGACGGCAGCCCCCGCTGCCGACTGGTGGTGGCCACCCGGCCGTCCTGA
- a CDS encoding glycoside hydrolase family 43 protein, whose translation MADLGDGRYQNPVLNADWSDPDVIRVGPYFYLVASTFNRVPGLPILRSADLVNWSVIGHALTELRPRDHFSEPRHGEGVWAPALRHHDGKFWIFYPDPDFGIFMVHATDPRGPWSAPHPVATGKGLIDPCPLWDEDGQAYLVHAWAKSRSGINNRLTLHRMSPDGTGLLDEGQIVINGDELPGYTTLEGPKLYKRDGWYWIFAPAGGVTNGWQSAFRSRDIRGPYEERVVLAQGDTPVNGPHQGAWVTTAGGEDWFLHFQDRGPYGRVVHLQPMRWRTDGWPVMGTDDGSGRGTPVLVHTKPRVAARPAVTAPATGDEFTGAELGRQWTWQANPDPAWWSLRRSPGRLALACRPSPVAHDLRLLPNVLGQRLPAESFTATTSLRLSTTTEGSRAGLVILGETYAWVGLRHDGDRIVLVCRTAAQDAAEADAVTPVPLPRGRSAVRLRVRVLPGAECRFAADVDGRGFTPLGAPFPATAGKWIGATVGLFATGPAAGGRGGVAEFDWFRVGPVSS comes from the coding sequence GTGGCGGACCTCGGGGACGGCCGTTATCAGAACCCGGTGCTCAACGCCGACTGGTCCGACCCCGACGTGATCCGGGTCGGCCCGTACTTCTATCTGGTCGCCTCCACCTTCAACCGCGTGCCCGGACTGCCCATCCTGCGGTCGGCCGACCTGGTCAACTGGAGCGTCATCGGACACGCCCTGACCGAGCTGCGGCCCAGGGACCACTTCAGCGAGCCCAGGCACGGCGAAGGGGTGTGGGCCCCCGCCCTGCGCCATCACGACGGCAAGTTCTGGATCTTCTACCCCGATCCCGACTTCGGGATCTTCATGGTGCACGCCACCGATCCGCGCGGGCCCTGGAGCGCGCCCCATCCGGTCGCCACGGGCAAGGGGCTGATCGATCCCTGTCCGCTGTGGGACGAGGACGGGCAGGCGTATCTGGTCCACGCCTGGGCGAAGAGCCGCAGCGGTATCAACAACCGGCTCACGCTGCACCGTATGAGCCCGGACGGGACCGGTCTGCTCGACGAGGGCCAGATCGTGATCAACGGCGATGAACTCCCCGGCTACACCACGCTGGAGGGGCCGAAGCTCTACAAACGGGACGGCTGGTACTGGATCTTCGCTCCGGCCGGAGGCGTCACCAACGGCTGGCAGTCGGCGTTCCGCTCCCGCGACATCCGGGGCCCCTACGAGGAGCGCGTCGTCCTCGCCCAGGGCGACACCCCCGTCAACGGGCCGCACCAGGGGGCGTGGGTGACCACCGCGGGCGGCGAGGACTGGTTCCTGCACTTCCAGGACCGCGGGCCCTACGGACGGGTGGTGCACCTCCAGCCGATGCGGTGGCGCACCGACGGGTGGCCGGTGATGGGCACCGACGACGGCAGTGGCCGGGGTACGCCGGTGCTGGTGCACACCAAACCGCGCGTGGCCGCCCGCCCGGCGGTGACCGCGCCGGCCACCGGTGACGAGTTCACCGGGGCCGAGCTGGGCCGGCAGTGGACGTGGCAGGCGAACCCCGACCCGGCGTGGTGGTCGCTGCGCCGCTCCCCGGGCCGGCTCGCGCTGGCCTGCCGGCCGAGCCCGGTCGCCCATGACCTCCGGCTGCTGCCCAATGTGCTGGGCCAGCGGCTGCCCGCCGAGTCCTTCACCGCGACGACCTCGCTGAGGCTGTCCACCACGACCGAGGGGTCCCGGGCCGGGCTGGTGATCCTGGGCGAGACCTACGCCTGGGTGGGCCTGCGGCACGACGGCGACCGGATCGTCCTCGTCTGCCGCACCGCGGCCCAGGACGCCGCCGAGGCGGACGCGGTCACGCCGGTACCGCTGCCGCGCGGTCGTTCGGCCGTACGGCTGCGGGTGCGTGTGCTGCCGGGAGCGGAGTGCCGGTTCGCGGCCGACGTGGACGGGCGGGGGTTCACCCCGCTCGGGGCGCCGTTCCCGGCGACCGCGGGGAAGTGGATCGGGGCGACCGTGGGACTCTTCGCCACCGGTCCGGCGGCCGGCGGCCGGGGCGGAGTGGCGGAGTTCGACTGGTTCCGGGTGGGTCCGGTTTCCTCGTAA
- a CDS encoding FAD-dependent monooxygenase, whose amino-acid sequence MGGRTTAPQRTILISGASIAGPALAYWLRRYGFAVTIVEKAAALRGGGYPIDIRGTAVEVVRRMGLLPQLRDAHVGIRRLSFVDADGHPVAAVRPEDITGGEDGHDLEIPRGELAEILYGAIRDDVELLFNDSIATLHDHAGGVDVAFRGGTRRTFDLVIGADGIHSQTRSLAFGPEEDYHRYLDHCFAGFTMPNHLGLAHEGRTWNVPGRTAVLYAPRDDDRVHAFLSFLRPEPPLDSFRDPDAQRDLVAGIFAGYAWEVPRMVAAMRGSDDLFFDVVSQIHLPRWSTGRVALIGDAAYAPSFFSGQGSSLALAGAYVLAGELAAGACHADAFGSYERRLRPFVERNQALATEGSAGLSPRTAEDLTRRNEALRDRSFALSGASRSAHSALDLPDYQAV is encoded by the coding sequence ATGGGCGGCAGGACCACCGCACCACAGCGCACGATCCTGATCTCCGGCGCCAGCATCGCCGGCCCCGCGCTGGCCTACTGGCTCCGCCGGTACGGCTTCGCGGTCACCATCGTCGAGAAGGCGGCCGCCTTACGCGGCGGCGGATACCCCATCGACATCCGCGGCACGGCGGTCGAGGTCGTCCGGCGCATGGGGCTGCTCCCCCAGCTCCGGGACGCCCACGTCGGCATCCGCCGGCTCTCCTTCGTCGACGCGGACGGCCATCCGGTAGCCGCCGTCCGACCCGAAGACATCACCGGTGGCGAGGACGGCCACGACCTCGAGATCCCCCGCGGAGAGCTGGCCGAGATCCTCTACGGCGCGATCCGCGACGACGTCGAACTCCTCTTCAACGACTCCATCGCCACCCTCCACGACCACGCCGGCGGCGTGGACGTGGCCTTCCGCGGCGGCACCCGGCGCACCTTCGACCTGGTCATCGGCGCCGACGGCATCCACTCGCAGACCAGGAGCCTGGCCTTCGGCCCCGAGGAGGACTACCACCGCTACCTCGACCACTGCTTCGCCGGGTTCACCATGCCCAACCACCTGGGGCTCGCACACGAGGGCCGCACCTGGAACGTCCCGGGCAGGACGGCCGTCCTCTACGCACCCCGTGACGACGACCGGGTCCACGCCTTCCTCAGCTTCCTGCGCCCCGAACCACCCCTCGACTCCTTCCGCGACCCCGACGCCCAGCGCGACCTGGTGGCCGGGATCTTCGCCGGATACGCATGGGAGGTCCCGCGCATGGTCGCCGCCATGAGGGGCAGCGACGACCTCTTCTTCGACGTGGTCAGCCAGATCCACCTGCCCCGGTGGTCCACCGGCCGGGTCGCCCTGATCGGCGACGCCGCCTACGCGCCGTCGTTCTTCTCCGGCCAGGGATCGAGCCTGGCCCTGGCCGGCGCCTACGTCCTGGCCGGTGAACTGGCCGCAGGCGCCTGCCATGCGGACGCCTTCGGGAGTTACGAGCGCAGGCTGAGGCCGTTCGTGGAGAGGAACCAGGCGCTCGCCACCGAAGGGAGCGCCGGTCTCTCCCCGCGCACCGCCGAGGACCTGACACGGCGCAACGAGGCGCTGCGCGACCGGTCCTTCGCACTCAGCGGCGCGAGCCGGAGCGCGCATTCGGCGCTGGACCTCCCCGACTACCAGGCCGTATGA
- a CDS encoding MarR family winged helix-turn-helix transcriptional regulator, whose translation MAAEGPEVGPGAGDEHGVSAMLPRLMQLSGAVNRGRVVERAMEAAGVSVDRPAMSVLVSLHVAGGPLRVGEIAERMQVVGPHVTRQVNELQRRGLVHRITDPDDQRARLVEPTAEGAAATDRYLRTVLGWLGGVLADWSPRDREVFGRLLARFVDDLTAHLAAFDDDGRSA comes from the coding sequence ATGGCCGCGGAGGGACCGGAGGTCGGGCCGGGCGCCGGTGATGAGCACGGCGTATCGGCCATGCTGCCCCGTCTGATGCAGCTCAGCGGGGCCGTGAACCGGGGCCGTGTGGTCGAGCGTGCCATGGAGGCCGCCGGTGTGTCCGTGGACCGGCCCGCGATGTCGGTGCTCGTCTCCTTGCACGTGGCGGGCGGTCCACTGCGCGTGGGGGAGATCGCCGAGCGGATGCAGGTCGTCGGACCCCATGTCACCCGCCAGGTGAACGAGTTGCAGCGGCGAGGGCTGGTCCACCGGATCACCGATCCGGACGATCAGCGCGCTCGGCTCGTCGAGCCGACCGCCGAAGGGGCGGCGGCCACGGACCGCTACCTGCGGACCGTCCTCGGATGGCTCGGCGGTGTGCTCGCCGACTGGAGCCCGCGCGACCGCGAGGTCTTCGGCCGGCTGCTCGCGCGCTTCGTCGACGACCTCACCGCCCACCTCGCCGCCTTCGACGACGACGGCCGGTCCGCATGA
- the dctA gene encoding C4-dicarboxylate transporter DctA → MTQTPDGAAHGGQRASGTRVSGSRVTAGTSKPWFRQLYIQVLIAIVIGIVLGWRWPDLATSMEPIGATFITAMKMLIGPIVFLTIISGIAGVADLKKVGLTGIKALTYFQVGTIVALMTGLVAINVFRLGDGVHADPSTLDTSGDAGQYIQQGEHQHWWEFLTNLVPDSFFGAFVEGDILQVIFLAVIFGIALKSVGAVGEPLIVGVHRLTEVVFKVLSFVMKAAPLGAFGAMSYAIGKFGLSTLTSLGSLIFLFYATSIVFVVVVLGGVLAAYVKLNIFQLFRYFREEFFLVLGTSTAEPALPGLMRKLQFMGVERSTVGLVVPTGYSFNLDGAAIYLSLATLYIAQATDTPLSLTQQLGLLAVMLLTSKGAAGVAGGGFIALTATLSTVGHVPAAGIMLIFGIDKFMSECRALVNFFGNAVATLFIAKWEGGLDLARAREVLAGRAGDPPVAGAAEDTPAVPAQGVPAVPAEDRDAASAPARPEAGTEVKGGTAAVAEVTR, encoded by the coding sequence ATGACGCAGACCCCGGACGGCGCCGCACACGGTGGACAGCGGGCCTCGGGTACCCGGGTCTCGGGTAGCCGGGTCACGGCGGGCACGTCGAAACCGTGGTTCCGGCAGCTGTACATACAGGTGCTCATCGCGATCGTCATCGGCATCGTGCTGGGCTGGCGATGGCCGGATCTGGCCACGTCGATGGAGCCGATCGGCGCGACATTCATCACCGCGATGAAGATGCTGATCGGGCCGATCGTCTTCCTGACCATCATCAGTGGCATCGCCGGGGTGGCGGATCTGAAGAAGGTCGGCCTGACCGGCATCAAGGCGCTGACCTACTTCCAGGTCGGCACGATCGTCGCCCTGATGACGGGACTGGTGGCCATCAACGTCTTCCGGCTCGGCGACGGTGTGCACGCCGATCCGTCCACGCTCGACACCTCGGGCGACGCCGGCCAGTACATCCAGCAGGGCGAGCACCAGCACTGGTGGGAGTTCCTCACCAACCTGGTGCCGGACAGTTTCTTCGGGGCGTTCGTCGAGGGCGACATCCTCCAGGTCATCTTCCTGGCCGTGATCTTCGGCATCGCGCTCAAGTCGGTGGGCGCGGTCGGCGAACCGCTCATCGTGGGTGTCCACCGCCTCACCGAGGTCGTCTTCAAGGTGCTGTCCTTCGTCATGAAGGCCGCGCCGCTCGGCGCCTTCGGCGCAATGTCGTACGCCATCGGGAAGTTCGGGCTGTCCACGCTGACCAGTCTCGGCTCGCTGATCTTCCTCTTCTACGCCACGTCCATCGTGTTCGTCGTGGTCGTCCTGGGCGGGGTGCTCGCCGCCTATGTGAAGCTGAACATCTTCCAGCTCTTCCGCTACTTCAGGGAGGAGTTCTTCCTCGTCCTGGGCACCTCCACCGCCGAGCCGGCGCTGCCGGGGCTCATGCGCAAACTACAGTTCATGGGCGTCGAACGGTCCACGGTGGGGCTCGTGGTGCCGACCGGCTACAGCTTCAACCTCGACGGTGCGGCGATCTACCTCTCCCTCGCCACGCTCTACATCGCCCAGGCCACCGACACGCCCCTGTCCCTCACCCAGCAACTCGGCCTGCTCGCGGTGATGCTGCTGACGTCCAAGGGCGCCGCGGGCGTGGCGGGCGGTGGTTTCATCGCCCTCACCGCGACCCTGTCCACGGTCGGCCACGTCCCGGCCGCGGGCATCATGCTCATCTTCGGGATCGACAAGTTCATGTCGGAGTGCCGGGCGCTGGTGAACTTCTTCGGCAATGCCGTGGCCACCTTGTTCATCGCCAAGTGGGAGGGGGGTCTGGACCTGGCCAGGGCGCGTGAGGTGCTGGCGGGCAGGGCCGGGGACCCACCGGTCGCGGGTGCGGCCGAGGACACCCCGGCGGTCCCGGCCCAGGGCGTCCCGGCGGTCCCGGCCGAGGACCGGGACGCCGCGTCCGCTCCGGCCCGCCCCGAGGCGGGTACCGAGGTCAAGGGCGGTACGGCGGCGGTGGCCGAGGTGACGCGCTGA
- a CDS encoding glycerate kinase encodes MVSVVIAPDKFKGSLSADDVALALERGLLERAPHIRVSRLPLADGGEGSVAAACSAGFTARRVTVTGPTGRPVTAALAVRGGTVLIEAASICGLGVLPNGRPAPLEATSRGIGQAIRYALADTPDTVVLALGGVATTDGGAGLLQALGAPLSHADGSPIGPGGGGLAGLHSAGLAGVRDALAGVDLVLATDVDNPLLGPRGAAAVYGPQKGANEHQVHTLDAALGHFVRRLEAGGAADAAALAEQPGAGAAGGLGFAGLLLGGRVCSGADYFLTLLGADRLLAGSDFAVTGEGSLDEQSLSGKLPVALARRARAHGVPVHAVAGRCTLPAGRTAAHFRSVQALTELTDRDCANDSALSAALLTRCGHTLADRWLPSDDDTAALPRTS; translated from the coding sequence ATGGTCTCCGTCGTGATCGCCCCGGACAAGTTCAAGGGATCCCTCAGCGCCGACGACGTCGCCCTCGCCCTGGAACGCGGACTCCTGGAGCGGGCCCCGCACATCCGGGTCAGCCGCCTCCCGCTCGCGGACGGCGGCGAGGGCAGCGTGGCTGCCGCGTGCTCCGCGGGGTTCACCGCCAGGCGGGTCACCGTGACCGGGCCGACCGGGCGACCGGTCACCGCGGCCCTCGCCGTCCGCGGTGGCACCGTGCTCATCGAGGCCGCCTCGATCTGCGGACTCGGGGTGCTGCCGAACGGCCGGCCGGCGCCCCTCGAGGCCACCAGCCGTGGCATCGGCCAGGCCATCCGGTACGCGCTGGCGGACACACCGGACACCGTCGTCCTCGCTCTGGGCGGGGTGGCCACCACCGACGGGGGCGCCGGTCTGCTCCAGGCGCTCGGCGCCCCGCTGTCCCACGCGGACGGCTCGCCGATCGGTCCGGGCGGTGGCGGTCTCGCGGGGCTCCACTCGGCCGGCCTCGCCGGGGTGCGCGACGCACTGGCCGGAGTCGATCTCGTACTGGCCACCGATGTGGACAATCCCCTGCTCGGGCCGAGGGGCGCCGCCGCCGTCTACGGTCCGCAGAAAGGAGCGAACGAACACCAGGTGCACACGTTGGACGCCGCACTCGGACACTTCGTACGACGGCTGGAGGCGGGCGGTGCGGCGGACGCGGCGGCCCTCGCCGAGCAGCCCGGGGCCGGGGCCGCCGGTGGGCTCGGCTTCGCCGGGCTGCTGCTGGGCGGACGGGTGTGCTCGGGGGCCGACTACTTCCTCACCCTCCTCGGCGCCGACCGGCTGCTCGCCGGGAGCGACTTCGCCGTGACCGGCGAGGGCAGTCTCGACGAGCAGTCGCTGTCGGGGAAGCTACCGGTCGCGCTGGCCCGGCGGGCGCGGGCCCACGGAGTACCGGTGCACGCCGTCGCGGGCCGGTGCACCCTGCCCGCGGGCCGGACCGCCGCCCACTTCCGCTCCGTGCAGGCCCTCACCGAGCTGACCGACCGGGACTGCGCGAACGACAGCGCCCTGTCCGCGGCACTGCTCACACGGTGCGGACACACCCTCGCCGACCGCTGGCTCCCGTCCGACGACGACACGGCGGCCCTGCCACGAACCTCGTGA
- a CDS encoding LysR family transcriptional regulator encodes MDARQLEYFLAIVEHGGFSKAAAALHVAQPSLSQAMANLEADLGVALFHRVGRGVVLSEAGEELLEPSRRVLRDMAAVRDTAAALSGLHGGTVEVATMPSPGIEPLTTLIHRFAELHPAVTVSTHAAFTPDEVVSLVRSGACELGLLGSPNPVTVAGLDVLQVEDQPFVVVAAPDGPVRDDVTIRPEDLAGQKLIASRTGSLMRSIVDDITAGGRGTGIVTVVDHRTSILPLVLTGVGIAVLPSSWTRLARRCGAVVAPIEPTAHLHVAMVSLPAHLTPAARAFLALTTSLARQRTKGPAAARTRK; translated from the coding sequence GTGGACGCCCGGCAGCTCGAATACTTCCTCGCCATCGTCGAGCACGGCGGCTTCAGCAAGGCCGCAGCCGCGCTTCATGTGGCGCAGCCGTCGTTGTCGCAGGCGATGGCCAATCTGGAAGCCGACCTCGGGGTGGCCCTCTTCCACCGGGTGGGGCGCGGTGTTGTGCTCAGCGAGGCCGGTGAGGAGTTGCTGGAGCCCAGTCGCCGGGTGTTGCGGGACATGGCGGCCGTGCGCGACACCGCCGCCGCGCTCTCCGGGCTGCACGGCGGCACCGTGGAAGTGGCCACCATGCCCTCGCCCGGTATCGAACCGCTGACCACCCTCATCCACCGGTTCGCCGAACTGCATCCGGCGGTCACGGTCAGCACCCACGCCGCCTTCACCCCGGACGAGGTGGTGTCCCTGGTTCGCAGTGGCGCCTGCGAGCTGGGGCTGCTCGGGTCGCCGAACCCGGTGACGGTGGCCGGGTTGGACGTCCTACAGGTCGAGGACCAGCCGTTCGTGGTCGTCGCGGCACCGGACGGGCCCGTCCGGGACGACGTCACGATCCGCCCCGAGGACCTCGCCGGGCAGAAGCTCATCGCCTCGCGGACGGGCAGCCTGATGCGCAGCATCGTGGACGACATCACCGCGGGCGGCCGTGGCACCGGGATCGTGACGGTCGTCGACCACCGCACCTCGATCCTGCCCCTGGTCCTCACCGGAGTCGGGATCGCCGTACTGCCCTCGTCCTGGACCCGGCTGGCCCGGCGGTGCGGGGCCGTGGTGGCGCCCATCGAGCCCACCGCCCATCTCCATGTGGCGATGGTCAGCCTCCCGGCACATCTCACCCCCGCCGCCCGCGCCTTCCTCGCCCTCACCACCTCCCTGGCCCGGCAGCGGACCAAGGGCCCCGCCGCCGCACGGACGCGAAAATGA